In Bacillus sp. 2205SS5-2, one DNA window encodes the following:
- the tnpA gene encoding IS200/IS605 family transposase codes for MGEYRRTKTTLSLINYHFVFCPRYRRKIFLQTKVEERFKQLVQEISVELDIEIIAIECDKDHS; via the coding sequence ATGGGAGAATACAGAAGAACCAAAACTACTCTCTCATTAATTAATTATCATTTTGTTTTCTGCCCAAGGTACAGACGAAAGATATTTCTTCAAACAAAAGTCGAAGAACGCTTTAAGCAGTTGGTGCAAGAAATAAGTGTTGAATTAGATATTGAAATTATTGCTATTGAATGCGATAAGGACCACTCT
- a CDS encoding PH domain-containing protein: protein MFKKLASDALGLSDIGTIISPEDFDKTDADDYVMHEDDEKIYFLIKTKADEYCFTNVALIHVDGESAISSKRTLKRYSYSKYKIANVLLETAGKIDMDVEIKFQIGNENFDIDVRKDQIEQLKDLYKALVKISEMTEENNIYIDMASDSLDKAVSVLQNSRTDDAKLAETYRELTDFGFTWMTSVREQYHVKDYGEVFEKYINN from the coding sequence ATGTTTAAGAAATTAGCTTCTGATGCATTAGGATTATCCGATATCGGTACGATTATTTCTCCAGAAGATTTTGACAAAACGGATGCTGATGATTATGTAATGCATGAAGACGATGAGAAGATTTATTTCCTTATAAAAACAAAAGCAGATGAATATTGCTTTACGAATGTGGCGCTAATTCATGTCGACGGAGAGAGCGCGATCTCCTCTAAGAGAACGCTGAAACGCTATTCTTATTCGAAATATAAAATTGCAAATGTACTTCTTGAAACCGCTGGAAAAATTGATATGGATGTAGAAATTAAATTCCAAATTGGAAACGAAAATTTTGATATCGATGTCCGCAAAGATCAAATTGAACAGTTAAAGGATCTGTACAAAGCCTTAGTGAAAATCTCTGAGATGACGGAAGAAAATAATATCTACATTGATATGGCTTCTGATAGTTTGGACAAAGCAGTATCGGTTCTACAAAATTCCAGAACGGATGATGCAAAGTTAGCCGAAACGTATCGTGAGCTAACCGACTTTGGTTTTACTTGGATGACATCTGTACGAGAGCAATATCATGTGAAGGATTATGGTGAAGTGTTTGAGAAATATATTAATAATTAA
- a CDS encoding MFS transporter gives MWKNKNVWILLSGEFIAGLGLWLGIIGNLEFMQEKVPSDFVKSLILAAGLLAGLVVGPLAGRITDQTKKKTVMLVSGFTRSISVLFMLVAIATDSVLWMIVFLVSIQISAAFYFPALQAAIPLIVKDKDLLQMNGVHMNVSTLSRIAGTAIAGIFIVIMSLSMLYTLSLIAYLGLFFLTWFLTIDEENTEEAKQTNPNNSNGFKDVFPVIKGLPIVFMTLVMTLIPLLFIGGFNLMVINISELQDSSAIKGWIYTAEGIAFMTGAFFVKRISLRQSPYRILFFFSFVIGISQLLLYFAQIPLMSVVAFVIFGFSVGCFFPTAATIFQTRVPKEFHGRFFSFRNMLDRLIFQAVLLVTGLLLDLIGLRLMGIILGCFSIIMTSFFYSRYRYYRQKLQIEQTN, from the coding sequence ATGTGGAAAAATAAAAATGTGTGGATTTTATTGAGCGGTGAATTTATTGCTGGGCTTGGTTTATGGCTTGGTATTATTGGTAATTTAGAGTTTATGCAAGAAAAGGTACCTTCCGATTTTGTGAAATCTCTCATCCTTGCAGCAGGTTTGCTAGCTGGACTCGTTGTCGGACCGTTGGCAGGACGAATAACCGATCAAACGAAAAAGAAGACGGTTATGCTCGTGTCTGGGTTCACTCGATCAATTAGTGTGTTGTTTATGCTTGTTGCGATTGCAACGGATTCTGTGTTGTGGATGATTGTTTTCCTCGTAAGCATTCAGATTTCAGCCGCTTTCTATTTCCCTGCTCTCCAAGCGGCAATTCCGTTAATTGTGAAAGATAAAGATTTGTTGCAAATGAACGGGGTTCACATGAATGTTTCGACATTATCGCGAATCGCCGGTACAGCCATTGCTGGAATCTTTATCGTCATTATGTCACTTTCAATGTTATACACATTATCGCTTATCGCCTATTTAGGATTGTTTTTCTTAACTTGGTTCTTAACAATTGATGAGGAAAATACGGAGGAAGCGAAACAAACAAACCCCAACAATTCAAATGGATTTAAAGACGTCTTCCCCGTCATTAAAGGACTTCCAATTGTGTTTATGACGCTCGTAATGACCCTTATTCCACTTCTATTTATCGGTGGATTTAATTTAATGGTGATCAATATCAGTGAATTACAAGATAGCTCAGCAATTAAAGGATGGATTTACACAGCCGAAGGTATTGCGTTTATGACCGGAGCCTTTTTCGTTAAGCGAATTAGCCTGAGGCAATCTCCATACCGAATTCTATTTTTCTTTTCTTTTGTCATTGGGATATCTCAGCTCTTGCTCTATTTTGCTCAGATTCCGCTGATGTCTGTTGTAGCCTTCGTTATTTTTGGTTTTTCAGTTGGCTGTTTCTTTCCTACGGCCGCCACTATTTTTCAGACTCGAGTGCCAAAGGAGTTTCATGGACGATTTTTCTCCTTCCGAAACATGCTTGATCGTTTGATTTTCCAGGCGGTTTTGTTAGTGACAGGGTTGCTACTCGATCTTATCGGATTAAGGTTAATGGGTATTATCCTTGGATGTTTCTCCATTATCATGACCTCCTTTTTTTATTCAAGGTATCGATATTATCGTCAAAAACTACAAATCGAACAGACCAATTAG
- a CDS encoding DUF1540 domain-containing protein: MAQEILCEVMNCVHNRGGKKCGASQIFVVSHKGERAKNSEETDCKTFEPSV, from the coding sequence ATGGCTCAAGAAATATTATGTGAAGTGATGAATTGCGTTCATAATCGTGGGGGGAAAAAATGTGGTGCTTCCCAAATTTTTGTCGTAAGTCACAAGGGTGAGAGAGCGAAGAATAGTGAGGAAACGGATTGTAAAACATTTGAACCGAGCGTGTAA
- a CDS encoding TetR/AcrR family transcriptional regulator gives MKETKNELSKRSQRLIREALIELLKEKKYKSITIKDIVQQAELSRKTFYLNYESKEEVISHHIALLYEKQLSDFNDDIDPINYIMDTYLRIWNENIDLIILLKKQELSGLLRILEKEIEEVGHKMHCKAFMNLSEVSNYYASSYYAGAMLSILDKWADTGMQENIETIREVFFELMRFSLPTSSIK, from the coding sequence ATGAAAGAGACTAAGAATGAGTTATCTAAACGATCTCAACGTTTGATTAGAGAAGCGCTAATCGAACTTTTGAAGGAAAAAAAATATAAGAGTATAACAATTAAAGACATAGTACAGCAAGCTGAATTATCAAGAAAAACTTTTTATTTAAACTATGAATCAAAAGAAGAAGTAATTAGTCATCATATTGCATTACTTTATGAAAAACAACTTTCTGATTTCAACGATGATATAGATCCTATCAATTACATTATGGACACATATCTACGTATTTGGAATGAAAATATAGACTTGATAATATTGCTAAAGAAGCAAGAATTATCAGGCTTACTACGAATTTTAGAAAAAGAAATTGAAGAAGTTGGCCATAAAATGCATTGCAAAGCATTCATGAATCTAAGTGAGGTATCAAATTATTATGCATCTTCATATTATGCAGGTGCTATGTTAAGTATTTTGGATAAGTGGGCTGATACCGGAATGCAGGAAAATATTGAAACGATTAGAGAAGTTTTCTTTGAATTGATGAGATTTAGCTTACCGACTTCTTCCATAAAATGA
- a CDS encoding sterol desaturase family protein, translating into MVKSKGLYRDFFMHIDILIMVLIFIGIAIYVGIVGFSFATLLFLSVGVVTFMFSEYFTHRFLFHLKAPKNPFFLKLLKRLHYDHHKTPNDLKLLFLPIWYSLPNLSVLALIFYLVTGEFMWTLTFSLGLMIMFLVYEWKHYIAHRPIKPKTQFGVWLKKTHILHHYKNENYWYGVSTPFVDAIFGTLKDEKDVETSQTAKDLEKRAN; encoded by the coding sequence ATGGTGAAATCTAAAGGGCTATATCGTGATTTTTTCATGCATATCGATATTTTGATCATGGTTTTGATTTTTATCGGTATCGCAATCTATGTTGGAATAGTCGGGTTTTCTTTCGCAACTCTACTCTTTTTAAGTGTCGGGGTTGTGACGTTTATGTTTAGTGAATATTTTACGCATCGCTTCCTTTTTCACTTAAAAGCGCCAAAAAATCCTTTCTTTTTAAAATTATTAAAGCGGTTACATTATGATCATCATAAAACGCCAAATGATTTGAAACTCTTGTTTCTACCGATTTGGTACAGTCTTCCTAATTTATCTGTGCTAGCTCTAATTTTTTATTTGGTAACAGGCGAATTTATGTGGACATTAACATTTAGTCTCGGACTCATGATTATGTTCCTCGTTTATGAATGGAAGCACTATATTGCTCATCGTCCGATCAAACCGAAAACCCAATTTGGCGTGTGGCTGAAAAAAACACATATCCTGCATCATTATAAAAATGAAAACTATTGGTACGGGGTGTCGACTCCTTTTGTGGATGCGATTTTTGGAACATTAAAGGATGAGAAAGACGTAGAAACGAGTCAAACGGCGAAGGATCTAGAAAAGCGAGCTAATTAA
- a CDS encoding GntR family transcriptional regulator — protein MSERSSDVLEKQIIQAILEGEFKQDEPLLPERELAAHFQVGRPAVREVLQRLERDGWITQRKGMPSIVRNYKRNGNLLTIVRMVQMYDRIPDNFIQHMLEVRISLTPAYIKDAVLHHPLSVISLFSNLDELENDPLSYAMFDWGLQRNLAALSPNPVYLFILNTFNDVYLKMGETYFQEKTHRQLSLNFYQDLLDSLLRNDLGQIELITQNMMTASVALWKEKTRRENGEI, from the coding sequence TTGAGTGAACGGTCCTCAGATGTCTTGGAGAAGCAAATCATACAGGCAATATTAGAAGGTGAGTTTAAGCAAGATGAACCATTATTGCCAGAAAGAGAATTGGCAGCTCATTTTCAGGTAGGTAGACCGGCTGTGCGTGAGGTCTTGCAACGTCTAGAACGGGATGGCTGGATCACACAACGAAAAGGAATGCCTTCGATTGTGAGAAATTACAAGCGAAACGGCAACTTATTAACAATTGTCCGTATGGTTCAAATGTATGATCGTATTCCGGATAACTTTATTCAACATATGTTGGAGGTACGGATTTCCTTAACGCCAGCCTATATAAAGGATGCCGTTTTACATCATCCACTCAGCGTAATTTCGTTGTTTTCGAACTTAGATGAATTAGAAAATGATCCGCTGAGCTATGCGATGTTTGATTGGGGTTTACAACGTAACTTAGCCGCTTTGTCACCTAACCCGGTCTATCTCTTTATTCTTAACACCTTCAATGATGTCTATTTGAAAATGGGGGAGACGTATTTTCAAGAAAAAACGCATCGCCAATTATCTTTGAACTTCTATCAGGATTTATTAGACTCTCTATTGAGAAATGACCTTGGGCAAATTGAATTGATCACGCAGAATATGATGACAGCAAGCGTAGCGTTATGGAAGGAAAAAACAAGGAGGGAAAATGGTGAAATCTAA
- a CDS encoding D-arabinono-1,4-lactone oxidase — MLSLKETPQAMKNWSESLQFQPQIIQKPTSIEEIVEIVNIASSQNRKIRVIGSGHSFTPLIKTNDILLSLDHLQGVIEVDENELTAEVWAGTKLSRLGSELHELGYSQENLGDINVQSVSGALLTGTHGTGVDHGVLSTQIEEVTIVLANGRVTSFSRKLHPEVFPAHALSLGLLGIVVKLKLRIVPKQNYKHTSQRMELDTALRELPRLLEENEHFEFYAFPYSSMIQVKRMNKTSEQGSSYAFEKWKASKLENSAYSILSEIARIKPSLSSLISRFSAKSVPNTAMIGPSFELFSTVRTVKFNEMEYCVPRQNIRPVLEKILEMIKQENIAVHFPVECRFVKEDDLWLSPAYQRESAYIAVHMYKGMPYEKYFHKVERIFQEYDGRPHWAKLHTMTYDDLIRLYPMLPAFIKLREQMDPKGLFVNEYLSRLLCM; from the coding sequence CGCTTCTTCTCAAAATCGAAAAATTCGTGTCATTGGTTCCGGCCATTCTTTTACGCCACTAATTAAAACGAATGATATTCTACTATCTTTGGATCATTTACAGGGCGTAATAGAAGTGGATGAGAATGAGTTGACTGCAGAAGTCTGGGCAGGGACAAAGTTATCTAGACTGGGTAGCGAATTACATGAATTGGGCTATTCACAAGAGAATTTAGGAGATATAAATGTACAGTCTGTTAGTGGAGCGCTATTAACAGGTACTCACGGAACTGGTGTTGACCATGGTGTATTATCTACACAGATTGAGGAAGTCACGATCGTTTTAGCAAACGGCCGGGTTACATCCTTTTCTAGAAAACTACATCCAGAGGTTTTTCCAGCGCATGCCTTGTCTCTTGGATTATTAGGAATCGTTGTTAAATTGAAACTTAGAATTGTCCCCAAACAAAACTATAAACATACTAGTCAGCGCATGGAACTTGATACTGCGCTAAGGGAGTTACCACGCTTACTTGAGGAGAATGAACACTTTGAATTTTATGCCTTTCCCTACTCTTCGATGATACAAGTAAAAAGGATGAATAAAACCTCTGAGCAAGGTTCATCTTATGCGTTTGAAAAATGGAAAGCCAGTAAACTTGAAAACAGTGCCTATTCAATCTTAAGTGAAATAGCTCGCATCAAACCCTCCTTGTCATCCTTGATTAGTCGATTTTCCGCAAAATCCGTCCCTAATACGGCGATGATAGGTCCTAGCTTCGAATTGTTCTCAACCGTTCGTACAGTCAAGTTTAATGAAATGGAATATTGTGTACCAAGACAAAACATAAGACCAGTATTAGAAAAAATATTAGAAATGATTAAGCAAGAAAATATAGCTGTTCATTTTCCGGTAGAATGTCGGTTTGTAAAAGAAGATGACCTATGGTTAAGCCCTGCGTACCAACGAGAATCTGCTTATATTGCGGTCCATATGTATAAAGGGATGCCATATGAGAAATATTTCCACAAAGTAGAACGAATTTTTCAAGAGTACGACGGAAGGCCACACTGGGCAAAGCTTCATACGATGACCTATGATGACTTGATTCGCCTATATCCGATGTTGCCAGCGTTTATAAAATTAAGGGAGCAAATGGACCCTAAGGGGTTGTTTGTGAATGAATATTTAAGTCGTTTACTTTGTATGTAA